A single Streptomyces mirabilis DNA region contains:
- a CDS encoding DUF6227 family protein — translation MSVPYETAAYEPPESPESPEEHLERLLGRALNSFELPDETIRRLDCALAHDSSLHSAHHSAGLHRETYRHTWLLADGSAVTLWELVHNTALGSEPQHEVYVDEEELRAATARLPLPPDAPDFELPVMVHLPPVPEPRHVYLTDDSADHARRLLRRAENADRPGADITTLLLRTAFAHQITQAFGRPCRAGQVGLCFSLYEHAFLLRGGQEISLWEVEHTATPDGRHMCEVYPTEHAARAAMERRAARLA, via the coding sequence TTGAGCGTTCCGTACGAGACAGCAGCGTACGAACCACCCGAGTCGCCCGAGTCTCCGGAGGAGCACCTCGAGCGGCTCCTCGGCCGTGCCCTGAACTCCTTCGAGCTGCCCGACGAGACGATAAGGCGGCTCGACTGCGCGCTGGCGCACGACAGTTCGCTGCACTCCGCGCACCACAGCGCGGGGCTGCACCGCGAGACGTACCGGCACACCTGGCTGCTCGCCGACGGCTCGGCGGTCACGTTGTGGGAGCTCGTGCACAACACGGCGCTCGGGAGTGAGCCGCAGCACGAGGTGTATGTCGACGAGGAGGAGCTGCGCGCCGCGACGGCCCGGCTGCCGCTGCCGCCGGACGCGCCGGACTTCGAACTGCCCGTGATGGTCCATCTGCCGCCGGTCCCCGAGCCGCGGCACGTCTACCTGACGGACGACTCGGCGGATCACGCGCGGCGGTTGCTGCGGCGGGCGGAGAACGCGGACCGGCCGGGGGCCGACATCACGACGCTGCTGCTGCGCACCGCGTTCGCGCACCAGATCACCCAGGCCTTCGGGCGCCCCTGCCGGGCGGGCCAGGTCGGGCTGTGCTTCTCGCTCTACGAGCACGCGTTCCTGCTCCGCGGCGGCCAGGAGATCTCCCTGTGGGAGGTCGAACACACGGCGACGCCGGACGGCCGGCACATGTGCGAGGTCTATCCGACGGAGCACGCGGCGCGGGCCGCCATGGAACGCCGGGCGGCACGGCTCGCCTAG
- the pfkB gene encoding 1-phosphofructokinase, with amino-acid sequence MILTVTPNPSLDRTYEVPSLDRGEVIRATGERMDPGGKGVNVSRAVAAAGQRTIAVLPLGGAPGALVAELLHAQGIEVAPVPVAGATRSNISVAEPDGTLTKINAPGPELTAAEAELLLETVRQQYRSGDTDWITCCGSLPRGLGPSWYADLVARAHAAGARIALDTSGPALLAALRERPDVVKPNAEELAEAVGRPLTTVGDAVKAAEELREMGADAVLASLGADGQLLVDGAGAWFGSARVDAVRSNVGAGDSSLAGFLIAGGRGPEALASAVAHGAAAVQLPGSVMPGPADLDPSAVTVTSEVPADRVLTEPVS; translated from the coding sequence ATGATCCTCACCGTCACCCCCAACCCCTCCCTCGACCGTACGTACGAGGTCCCGTCGCTCGACCGCGGCGAGGTCATCCGGGCCACCGGCGAACGCATGGACCCGGGCGGCAAGGGCGTGAACGTCTCGCGCGCGGTCGCGGCGGCGGGGCAGCGCACGATCGCCGTACTGCCGCTGGGCGGTGCGCCCGGCGCGCTCGTCGCCGAGCTGCTCCACGCGCAGGGCATCGAGGTCGCGCCGGTCCCGGTCGCCGGAGCCACCCGCTCGAACATCTCGGTCGCCGAGCCGGACGGCACGCTCACGAAGATCAACGCCCCCGGTCCCGAACTCACCGCCGCCGAGGCGGAGCTGCTCCTGGAGACGGTGCGTCAGCAGTATCGTTCCGGCGACACCGACTGGATCACCTGCTGCGGCAGCCTGCCGCGCGGACTCGGTCCTTCCTGGTACGCCGACCTCGTCGCCCGCGCCCACGCGGCGGGCGCCCGGATCGCGCTGGACACCTCCGGCCCCGCGCTGCTCGCGGCGCTGCGTGAGCGGCCCGACGTGGTGAAGCCCAACGCCGAGGAGCTCGCCGAAGCCGTCGGGCGCCCCCTCACCACCGTCGGCGACGCCGTCAAGGCCGCCGAGGAACTGCGTGAAATGGGCGCCGACGCCGTGCTCGCCAGCCTCGGCGCGGACGGGCAGCTGCTCGTGGACGGCGCGGGCGCCTGGTTCGGCAGCGCCCGGGTGGATGCCGTACGCAGCAACGTGGGCGCCGGTGACTCCTCCCTCGCCGGATTCCTGATCGCCGGTGGCCGCGGCCCGGAGGCCCTCGCCTCCGCCGTCGCCCATGGCGCTGCGGCCGTACAGCTGCCCGGCAGTGTGATGCCGGGCCCGGCAGACCTCGACCCCTCCGCCGTGACCGTCACGTCGGAGGTCCCCGCGGACCGCGTACTCACGGAGCCCGTGTCATGA
- a CDS encoding PTS fructose transporter subunit IIABC: MSEMITADLVDLDLSAETKEAAARALAERMVTLGRVTDLDGFLADVAAREAQMPTGLDGGIGIPHCRSVHVTEPTLGFGRSAAGIDFGAPDGPADLIFLIAAPAGADDAHLTILSSLARQLMNAEFTSALRAVDDAAAAAALIRGDESPAAAASTAPESARSAEDSEGSEGSKDSVAVSAAASADTATGTTTSERPFRIVAVTSCPTGIAHTYMAAESLENAGREAGVEVVVETQGSAGFTRLDPAVIAAADGVIFAHDVPVRDKDRFAGKPTVDVGVKAGINKPAELITEVRGKAARGEVSAGSAPGTPVERSGDSTEGYGTKLRKWLMSGVSYMVPFVAAGGLLIALGFAIGGYKINKAPSVMDHFLWTQADSWGALFFQIGVVSFGFLVPVLAGYIAYGMADRPGLVPGFVGGAISLTINAGFLGGLAAGLIAGGVVIGIQKVKIPASLRGIMPVVVIPLISAAIVGFLMFVVIGKPIASAQKGMTDWLNGLTGTNAVLLGALLGLMMCFDLGGPVNKVAYTFATAGIAVASPSDSAMKIMAAVMAAGMVPPLAMALATTVRGRLFTQTERENGKAAWVLGASFISEGAIPFAAADPLRVIPSAMVGGAVTGSLSMAFGATLRAPHGGIFVVPLIGNPFLYLIAIAAGVCVTTALVVVLKGMRKQAPEGTGKGAADAAIATTVDSKEPVAA, translated from the coding sequence ATGAGCGAGATGATCACCGCGGACCTGGTCGATCTCGACCTGTCCGCCGAGACCAAAGAGGCGGCGGCACGCGCCCTCGCCGAGCGCATGGTGACCCTGGGGCGGGTGACCGACCTCGACGGCTTCCTCGCCGACGTGGCCGCCCGCGAGGCCCAGATGCCCACCGGCCTCGACGGCGGGATCGGCATCCCGCACTGCCGGAGCGTTCACGTCACGGAGCCGACGCTCGGCTTCGGGCGCAGCGCGGCCGGGATCGACTTCGGCGCGCCGGACGGCCCCGCCGACCTGATCTTCCTGATCGCCGCCCCGGCGGGCGCCGACGACGCGCATCTGACGATCCTGTCGTCGCTGGCCCGTCAGCTCATGAACGCCGAGTTCACGTCCGCGCTGCGGGCCGTGGACGACGCGGCGGCCGCGGCCGCGCTCATCCGCGGGGACGAGTCCCCGGCGGCCGCGGCCTCGACCGCGCCCGAGAGTGCCCGGAGCGCTGAGGACTCCGAGGGCTCCGAGGGCTCCAAGGACTCCGTGGCGGTGTCGGCGGCGGCCTCCGCCGACACCGCCACGGGTACCACCACGAGCGAGCGTCCGTTCCGGATCGTCGCCGTCACCTCCTGCCCCACCGGCATCGCGCACACCTACATGGCGGCCGAGTCGCTGGAGAACGCGGGCCGCGAGGCGGGCGTCGAGGTCGTCGTCGAGACGCAGGGCTCGGCCGGCTTCACCCGGCTCGACCCGGCGGTCATCGCGGCCGCGGACGGAGTGATCTTCGCGCACGACGTGCCCGTACGGGACAAGGACCGGTTCGCCGGCAAGCCGACCGTCGACGTCGGTGTGAAGGCGGGCATCAACAAGCCCGCCGAGCTGATCACCGAGGTGCGTGGCAAGGCCGCGCGCGGCGAGGTCAGCGCGGGCTCCGCGCCCGGTACGCCGGTGGAGCGCTCCGGCGACTCCACCGAGGGGTACGGCACCAAGCTCCGCAAGTGGCTGATGTCCGGCGTCAGTTACATGGTCCCGTTCGTCGCCGCGGGCGGTCTGCTGATCGCCCTCGGCTTCGCGATCGGCGGCTACAAGATCAACAAGGCGCCGTCGGTCATGGACCACTTCCTGTGGACCCAGGCGGACAGCTGGGGCGCGCTGTTCTTCCAGATCGGCGTCGTCTCCTTCGGCTTCCTCGTCCCGGTCCTGGCCGGCTACATCGCCTACGGCATGGCGGACCGCCCAGGACTCGTGCCCGGCTTCGTCGGCGGCGCGATCTCCCTCACCATCAACGCGGGCTTCCTCGGCGGTCTGGCCGCCGGTCTCATCGCCGGTGGTGTGGTGATCGGGATCCAGAAGGTGAAGATCCCGGCGTCGTTGCGCGGCATCATGCCGGTGGTGGTGATTCCGCTGATCTCCGCGGCGATCGTCGGATTCCTGATGTTCGTGGTCATCGGCAAGCCCATCGCCTCCGCGCAGAAGGGCATGACCGACTGGCTCAACGGCCTCACCGGCACCAACGCCGTCCTGCTCGGCGCGCTGCTCGGCCTGATGATGTGCTTCGACCTCGGCGGCCCGGTCAACAAGGTCGCGTACACCTTCGCCACCGCCGGTATCGCGGTCGCGAGCCCCAGCGACTCGGCGATGAAGATCATGGCGGCCGTGATGGCGGCGGGCATGGTTCCGCCCCTGGCCATGGCACTCGCCACGACCGTGCGCGGCAGGCTCTTCACCCAGACCGAGCGGGAGAACGGCAAGGCGGCCTGGGTCCTGGGCGCCTCCTTCATCTCGGAGGGCGCGATCCCGTTCGCGGCGGCCGACCCGCTGCGCGTGATTCCCTCCGCCATGGTGGGCGGCGCGGTCACCGGCTCCCTGTCGATGGCCTTCGGCGCCACGCTGCGCGCCCCGCACGGCGGCATCTTCGTGGTCCCGCTGATCGGCAACCCGTTCCTCTACCTGATCGCCATCGCGGCCGGTGTCTGTGTCACCACCGCCCTGGTGGTCGTCCTGAAGGGCATGCGCAAGCAGGCCCCCGAGGGGACCGGTAAGGGGGCCGCCGACGCCGCGATAGCGACGACGGTCGACTCCAAGGAGCCGGTCGCGGCCTGA
- a CDS encoding effector-associated domain 2-containing protein, with protein sequence MTGQGGAGRHNPALRIRERIGEETLDALLAVPALHDRYARDLLTDLVGEALGRRADLREQATVPLQLLELFRFCTRHQDGLSALARKLQMLEPGCPQGPVVQRLADEWTAVDSLDGLPEVTGSWQFLGATLGTPAMSYAMRTALVRTATEARVCAPPPHADTCWHDFLHMAGQGAPRGGLPPWMVYLDRAADAMGHPVAVELLARNRQWALSCGLAELLDLDRARTPAPPPAVRPGQEYLAIHIAPDPLENGLYTVSHSLMSDAGGPNWQHGDPMQRVPTDGLQQAVTRIIKTVEGGGGDRLAHVWLEFVLPFELLNLPVDRWPRDTTEVPNVPLAVDYPVVVRSLDRLQNRDWYRFWRTRWQQLARDEHPSKSVYVNVAHQNGNHLRGLEARLGDDEHCVALVLSEPPLPDHGNGRRELHAALRSGLPVVIWHREGRSTKEFRGVLDGLLTDGLSRFPAKVAAYRRRAAIDAADDEDAAHIGRHLAVLWDDPDRKPVRPEPP encoded by the coding sequence TTGACGGGACAGGGCGGCGCGGGCCGCCACAACCCGGCGTTACGGATACGCGAGCGGATCGGCGAGGAGACCCTCGACGCACTGCTCGCGGTCCCCGCGCTCCACGACCGCTATGCGCGCGACCTGCTGACCGATCTGGTGGGCGAGGCACTGGGGCGCCGGGCCGACCTGCGGGAACAGGCCACCGTGCCGCTGCAGCTGCTGGAACTGTTCCGTTTCTGCACACGCCACCAGGACGGACTGTCGGCGCTCGCTCGGAAACTGCAGATGCTGGAGCCGGGCTGCCCCCAGGGACCCGTCGTGCAACGGCTCGCCGACGAATGGACGGCCGTGGACTCGCTCGACGGCCTGCCGGAGGTCACCGGCTCCTGGCAGTTCCTCGGTGCCACCCTGGGCACGCCGGCCATGTCGTACGCCATGCGGACGGCCCTCGTCCGGACGGCCACCGAGGCCAGGGTCTGCGCACCGCCGCCGCACGCCGACACCTGCTGGCACGACTTCCTGCACATGGCCGGGCAGGGAGCTCCGCGGGGCGGGCTGCCACCGTGGATGGTCTACCTCGACCGCGCTGCCGACGCGATGGGCCACCCCGTCGCGGTCGAGCTGCTCGCACGCAACCGGCAGTGGGCCCTGAGCTGCGGCCTGGCCGAGCTGCTCGACCTCGACCGCGCCCGGACTCCGGCGCCACCGCCGGCGGTCAGGCCGGGCCAGGAGTACCTGGCGATCCACATCGCGCCGGACCCGCTGGAGAACGGGCTCTACACGGTCTCGCACTCCCTCATGTCCGACGCGGGCGGCCCGAACTGGCAGCACGGCGACCCGATGCAGCGGGTGCCGACCGACGGGCTGCAGCAGGCCGTGACCCGCATCATCAAAACGGTCGAAGGAGGCGGCGGCGACCGGCTGGCCCATGTGTGGCTGGAGTTCGTGCTCCCCTTCGAACTGCTCAACCTGCCCGTCGACCGGTGGCCCCGGGACACCACCGAAGTACCGAACGTGCCGCTCGCGGTGGACTACCCGGTGGTCGTGCGCAGCCTGGACCGGCTGCAGAACCGGGACTGGTACCGGTTCTGGCGCACCCGATGGCAGCAGCTGGCGCGCGACGAGCACCCGTCGAAGTCGGTGTACGTCAACGTCGCGCACCAGAACGGCAACCATCTGCGCGGCCTGGAGGCCCGACTCGGGGACGACGAGCACTGCGTGGCCCTGGTGCTGAGCGAACCGCCGCTGCCCGACCACGGCAACGGCCGCCGGGAGCTGCACGCGGCCCTGCGCAGTGGGCTGCCCGTGGTGATCTGGCACCGCGAAGGCCGCTCCACCAAGGAGTTCCGCGGTGTCCTCGACGGGCTCCTCACCGACGGCCTGTCGCGGTTCCCGGCCAAAGTGGCCGCCTACCGCCGCCGTGCCGCGATCGACGCCGCAGACGACGAGGACGCCGCACACATCGGCCGCCACCTCGCGGTCCTGTGGGACGACCCCGACCGCAAACCCGTGCGCCCCGAGCCACCGTGA
- a CDS encoding toll/interleukin-1 receptor domain-containing protein codes for MDRDGLRARPDHDWQQAVVQALCDSPVLGDRSARAMLAELIGDRLGRPVVLREQATTQLQLLELVRFCVREELAAHHGLSALADAVSLLEGHSRTADAVGELVREHVVREHVVRAASPQAPSRTDRPVHLFLSCAVTDLAWASWIAWHLEDAGVGVLLDLLDGPLSGLEQCERALPVLSPAYVGSAPVQQAWQAVHHRNPEGMAALLVPVMVEPCRLPWPLSTVAYTDLAGLGEDEARTRLLDAVGVTRTIPTRHAAPPRFPDPAGRR; via the coding sequence GTGGACAGGGACGGTCTCCGCGCCCGCCCGGACCATGACTGGCAGCAAGCCGTGGTCCAGGCGCTGTGCGATTCCCCGGTCCTGGGCGACCGCAGTGCCCGCGCGATGCTGGCCGAGCTGATCGGCGACCGGCTGGGGCGGCCGGTGGTCCTGCGGGAACAGGCGACCACGCAGCTGCAGCTGCTCGAACTGGTGCGGTTCTGCGTCCGCGAGGAGCTCGCGGCGCACCACGGGCTGTCCGCGCTGGCCGACGCGGTGTCACTGCTGGAGGGCCACAGCCGGACGGCCGACGCCGTCGGTGAGCTCGTACGGGAGCACGTCGTACGGGAGCACGTCGTACGGGCCGCATCGCCACAAGCCCCCTCGCGCACCGACCGCCCTGTTCACCTGTTCCTCTCCTGCGCCGTCACCGATCTCGCATGGGCCTCCTGGATCGCCTGGCACCTGGAGGATGCGGGCGTCGGCGTACTCCTCGACCTGCTCGACGGACCGCTGAGCGGTCTGGAACAGTGCGAACGCGCTCTCCCCGTCCTGTCCCCGGCCTACGTCGGCTCCGCACCCGTCCAGCAGGCCTGGCAGGCCGTGCACCACCGAAACCCCGAGGGCATGGCCGCGTTGCTGGTGCCGGTCATGGTGGAGCCGTGCCGGCTCCCGTGGCCGCTGTCCACGGTCGCGTACACCGACCTCGCGGGCCTCGGCGAGGACGAGGCCCGCACCCGGCTGCTCGACGCCGTCGGCGTCACCCGAACCATCCCCACCAGGCACGCCGCACCTCCGCGCTTCCCCGACCCGGCGGGCCGACGTTGA
- a CDS encoding L,D-transpeptidase produces MVGALTLTGCGGNANADAKDGKDGGTSAKTSTAKIVISAKDGSTDASINATGVKVSDGKLTDVKMTVSGSGTAVPGAITADGTGWKPTAQLERGTKYQISATAKDASGRTAAANSIFTTVSSSNSFIGTYTPDNGTTVGVGMPVSFNFNKVISNQKAVQSHITVTSSSGQQVVGHWFGSQRLDFRPEAYWKAGSKVTMKIDLDGVEGANGVFGVQKKTVTFTIGRSQVSTVDVNTQTMTVVRDGTTLKTVPISAGSPEHTTYNGQMVISEKFVQTRMNGSTVGYGGEYDIPDVPHAMRLTSSGTFIHGNYWYNRGNPPFGRQGTSHGCVGLADVQGAQGDTSAKWFYDNSLVGDVVVVKNSPDKTVSPDNGLNGWNMSWSAWTTGSTV; encoded by the coding sequence ATGGTCGGCGCCCTCACCCTGACCGGCTGCGGCGGCAACGCCAACGCCGACGCCAAGGACGGCAAGGACGGCGGCACCTCGGCCAAGACGTCCACGGCGAAGATCGTCATCTCGGCCAAGGACGGTTCGACGGACGCGTCCATCAACGCGACCGGCGTGAAGGTCAGCGACGGCAAGCTGACCGACGTCAAGATGACGGTGTCGGGGTCCGGGACGGCGGTGCCGGGGGCGATCACCGCGGACGGGACCGGCTGGAAGCCGACGGCGCAGTTGGAGCGCGGGACGAAGTACCAGATCTCGGCGACCGCGAAGGACGCGAGCGGACGCACGGCCGCCGCCAACTCCATCTTCACGACGGTCTCCTCGAGCAACAGCTTCATCGGCACGTACACGCCCGACAACGGCACCACGGTCGGCGTCGGAATGCCGGTGTCGTTCAACTTCAACAAGGTGATCAGCAACCAGAAGGCCGTGCAGTCGCACATCACGGTCACCTCCAGCAGCGGGCAGCAGGTGGTCGGGCACTGGTTCGGCTCGCAGCGGCTCGACTTCCGGCCCGAGGCGTACTGGAAGGCCGGTTCCAAGGTCACGATGAAGATCGACCTGGACGGCGTCGAGGGCGCGAACGGCGTCTTCGGGGTGCAGAAGAAGACGGTCACCTTCACCATCGGTCGCTCCCAGGTCTCCACGGTCGACGTCAACACGCAGACCATGACGGTCGTGCGTGACGGCACGACGCTCAAGACGGTGCCGATCTCGGCGGGCAGCCCGGAGCACACCACGTACAACGGTCAGATGGTGATCTCCGAGAAGTTCGTCCAGACGCGGATGAACGGCTCGACGGTGGGCTACGGCGGCGAGTACGACATCCCGGACGTGCCGCACGCGATGCGACTGACGTCTTCGGGGACGTTCATACACGGCAACTACTGGTACAACCGCGGGAACCCGCCCTTCGGACGGCAGGGCACCAGCCACGGATGTGTCGGTCTCGCCGATGTACAGGGCGCGCAGGGCGACACCAGCGCGAAGTGGTTCTACGACAACTCTCTCGTCGGGGACGTCGTAGTGGTGAAGAACTCGCCCGACAAGACCGTCTCGCCGGACAATGGACTGAACGGCTGGAACATGTCCTGGAGTGCGTGGACCACGGGAAGTACGGTCTGA
- a CDS encoding DeoR/GlpR family DNA-binding transcription regulator, producing MYAPERQQEILRLARDGGRVDVLSLAEEFQVTAETIRRDLKTLDRAGLLRRVHGGAIPAGRLDFEPDLAERESTAADEKDRIAQAAVAELPDQGTMILDAGSTVARLAGDLPLEATLTVVTHSLPIAARLADHPGIQLHLVGGRVRHRTRAAVDAWALRAYAEIRADVLFVAANGFSAEHGLTTPDLAEAAVKRAAIRAARRVVLLADSSKHGQEHFARFGDLSDVDLLITDSGLSPEDATDIERGGTEVVRA from the coding sequence ATGTACGCACCGGAGCGGCAGCAGGAGATTCTCCGGCTCGCCCGTGACGGCGGTCGGGTGGACGTGCTCTCGCTGGCCGAGGAGTTCCAGGTCACCGCGGAGACCATCCGCCGCGATCTGAAGACACTCGACCGCGCGGGCCTCCTGCGGCGGGTGCACGGTGGTGCCATACCGGCCGGGCGGCTGGACTTCGAGCCCGACCTCGCCGAGCGCGAGTCCACCGCGGCCGACGAGAAGGACCGCATCGCCCAGGCCGCGGTCGCCGAGCTGCCGGACCAGGGCACGATGATCCTCGACGCGGGCAGCACGGTCGCCCGGCTCGCCGGGGACCTTCCCCTGGAGGCGACGCTCACCGTCGTCACGCACAGCCTGCCGATCGCGGCCCGCCTCGCGGACCACCCCGGTATCCAGCTCCACCTGGTCGGAGGGCGCGTCCGGCACCGTACGCGCGCCGCCGTGGACGCCTGGGCGCTGCGCGCGTACGCCGAGATCCGTGCCGACGTCCTGTTCGTCGCCGCCAACGGCTTCTCCGCCGAGCACGGACTGACCACCCCCGACCTCGCCGAGGCCGCCGTGAAGCGCGCGGCCATCCGCGCCGCGCGCCGCGTGGTGCTGCTCGCCGACTCCTCCAAGCACGGCCAGGAGCACTTCGCCCGCTTCGGCGACCTGAGCGACGTGGACCTGCTGATCACCGACAGCGGGCTGAGCCCCGAAGACGCCACCGACATCGAGCGCGGTGGCACGGAAGTAGTGCGCGCATGA